The Clostridium sp. AWRP genome has a window encoding:
- a CDS encoding nucleotidyltransferase has translation MNVTGIIVEYNPFHNGHKYHIESARSATKCDAIIAVMSGNFVQRGAPSIVDKWTKTKMALLNGVDLVFELPVIYSLSSAEFFAYGSVSLLENLGVVKNLCFGSECNNINLLKSIAKILAIEPSQFKLFLKEKLSNGMSYPSARNSALNNFLLNTKSSLTKYNIDEILQSPNNILGIEYLKNLIRIKSNIAPISIKRIGSSYNSLNVEQSFSSASSIRNFLKLNENINDLSSNIPENVLSILKKFQSEGCDFIFEDCMVPYLRYKSFLYENKIKNLPDISEGIENRILRSLQNNCSYNDIIIKSKTKRYTYSRISRILCQFFLGFENLNSEILRRSICPYGRVLGFNSTGIKVLKEIKNSSSIPIYVKMPKKTSEMLQLDIQSTKAYSLLNKNIPFNSDYLQSPIMADQI, from the coding sequence ATGAATGTAACTGGAATAATAGTTGAGTATAATCCATTTCACAATGGACATAAATATCATATTGAAAGTGCTCGTTCTGCCACAAAATGCGATGCTATAATAGCAGTTATGAGTGGTAATTTCGTGCAAAGAGGTGCACCATCTATAGTTGACAAATGGACTAAAACCAAAATGGCACTTCTAAATGGAGTAGACCTAGTATTTGAACTTCCTGTTATCTACAGTCTATCTTCTGCTGAATTTTTTGCCTATGGTTCTGTAAGTCTCTTAGAAAATTTAGGTGTAGTAAAAAATCTTTGCTTCGGAAGTGAATGCAATAATATAAACTTGCTAAAATCTATTGCAAAAATTCTTGCAATAGAACCTAGCCAATTCAAGTTATTTTTGAAGGAAAAACTATCAAATGGTATGTCTTATCCCTCGGCGCGAAATAGTGCCTTAAATAATTTTCTATTAAACACTAAAAGTTCTCTTACAAAGTACAATATAGATGAAATACTCCAATCTCCAAACAATATTTTAGGTATAGAGTATTTAAAAAATCTAATAAGGATAAAAAGCAATATTGCCCCTATATCAATCAAGAGAATCGGAAGTTCATATAATAGCTTAAATGTAGAGCAATCTTTTTCCAGCGCATCATCTATCCGTAATTTTTTAAAATTAAATGAGAACATAAATGACTTAAGTTCTAATATCCCAGAAAATGTGCTTTCTATTTTGAAAAAATTTCAATCTGAAGGATGTGATTTTATTTTTGAAGATTGTATGGTACCTTACTTAAGATATAAATCCTTTCTATATGAAAATAAAATTAAAAATTTACCTGACATATCCGAAGGAATTGAAAATAGAATACTTAGATCACTACAAAATAATTGTTCCTACAACGATATAATAATTAAATCCAAAACAAAAAGATATACTTACAGCAGAATAAGTAGAATATTATGCCAGTTCTTTTTAGGATTTGAAAATTTAAATTCTGAAATATTGAGAAGAAGTATATGCCCCTATGGAAGAGTCTTAGGATTTAATTCTACCGGTATAAAAGTACTTAAGGAAATAAAAAATAGCTCTTCCATTCCAATTTACGTAAAGATGCCAAAAAAAACAAGTGAAATGCTGCAATTAGACATACAGTCCACAAAAGCCTATAGTCTATTAAATAAAAATATACCTTTTAACAGTGATTACCTTCAAAGTCCTATCATGGCAGATCAAATTTAG
- the pta gene encoding phosphate acetyltransferase — MKLMEKIWNKAKEDKKKIVLAEGEEERTLQACEKIIKEGIANIILVGNEKVIEDKASKLGVSLNGAEIVDPETSDKLKKYADAFYELRKKKGITPEKADKIVRDPIYFATMMVKLEDADGLVSGAVHTTGDLLRPGLQIVKTAPGTSVVSSTFIMEVPNCEYGDNGVLLFADCAVNPCPDSDQLASIAISTAETAKNLCGMDPKVAMLSFSTKGSAKHELVDKVRNAVEIAKKAKPDLSLDGELQLDASIVEKVASLKAPGSEVAGKANVLVFPDLQAGNIGYKLVQRFAKAEAIGPVCQGFAKPINDLSRGCNSDDIVNVVAVTAVQAQAQK; from the coding sequence ATGAAATTGATGGAAAAAATTTGGAATAAGGCAAAGGAAGACAAAAAAAAGATTGTCTTAGCTGAAGGAGAAGAAGAAAGAACTCTTCAAGCTTGTGAAAAAATAATTAAAGAAGGTATTGCAAATATAATCCTTGTAGGGAATGAAAAGGTAATAGAGGACAAAGCATCAAAATTAGGCGTAAGTTTAAATGGAGCAGAAATAGTAGATCCAGAAACCTCGGATAAACTAAAAAAATATGCAGATGCATTTTATGAATTGAGAAAGAAGAAGGGAATAACGCCAGAAAAAGCGGATAAAATAGTAAGAGATCCAATATACTTTGCTACAATGATGGTTAAACTTGAAGATGCAGATGGATTGGTTTCAGGTGCAGTGCATACTACAGGTGATCTTTTGAGGCCAGGACTTCAAATAGTAAAGACAGCTCCAGGTACATCAGTAGTTTCCAGTACATTTATAATGGAAGTACCAAATTGTGAATATGGTGACAATGGTGTACTTCTATTTGCTGATTGTGCTGTAAATCCATGCCCAGATAGTGATCAGCTGGCTTCAATTGCAATAAGTACAGCAGAAACTGCAAAGAACTTATGTGGAATGGATCCAAAAGTAGCAATGCTTTCATTTTCTACTAAGGGAAGTGCAAAACACGAATTAGTAGATAAAGTTAGAAATGCTGTAGAAATTGCCAAAAAAGCTAAACCAGATTTAAGTTTAGACGGAGAATTACAATTAGATGCCTCTATCGTAGAAAAGGTTGCAAGTTTAAAGGCTCCTGGAAGTGAAGTAGCAGGAAAAGCTAATGTACTTGTATTTCCAGATCTCCAAGCAGGAAATATAGGTTATAAACTTGTTCAAAGATTTGCAAAAGCTGAGGCTATAGGACCTGTATGCCAGGGATTTGCAAAACCTATAAATGATTTGTCAAGAGGATGTAACTCCGATGATATAGTAAATGTAGTAGCTGTAACAGCAGTTCAGGCACAAGCTCAAAAGTAA
- a CDS encoding acetate kinase, which yields MKILVVNCGSSSLKYQLIDMQDESVVAKGLVERIGAEGSVLTHKVNGEKFVTEQPMEDHKVAIQLVLNALVDKKHGVIKDMSEISAVGHRVLHGGKKYAASILIDQNVMKAIEECIPLGPLHNPANIMGIDACKKLMPNTPMVAVFDTAFHQTMPDYAYMYAIPYDISEKYDIRKYGFHGTSHRFVSIEAAKLLKKDPKDLKLITCHLGNGASICAVNQGKAVDTTMGLTPLAGLVMGTRCGDIDPAIIPFVMKRTGMSVDEMDTLMNKKSGILGVSGVSSDFRDVEEAANSGNDRAKLALNMYYHKVKSFIGAYVAVLNGADAIIFTAGLGENSATSRSAICKGLSYFGIKIDEEKNKKRGEALEISTPDSKIKVLVIPTNEELMIARDTKEIVENK from the coding sequence ATGAAAATATTAGTAGTAAACTGTGGAAGTTCATCTTTAAAATATCAACTTATTGATATGCAAGATGAAAGCGTTGTGGCAAAAGGACTTGTAGAAAGAATAGGAGCAGAAGGTTCAGTTTTAACACATAAAGTTAACGGAGAAAAGTTTGTTACAGAGCAGCCAATGGAAGACCATAAAGTTGCTATACAATTAGTATTAAATGCTCTTGTAGATAAAAAACATGGTGTAATAAAAGATATGTCAGAAATATCTGCTGTAGGACATAGAGTTTTGCATGGTGGAAAAAAATATGCGGCATCCATTCTTATTGACCAAAACGTAATGAAAGCAATAGAAGAATGTATTCCATTAGGACCACTACATAATCCAGCTAATATAATGGGAATAGACGCTTGTAAAAAATTAATGCCAAATACTCCAATGGTAGCAGTATTTGATACAGCATTTCATCAGACAATGCCAGATTATGCTTATATGTATGCAATACCTTATGATATATCTGAAAAATATGATATCAGAAAATATGGTTTCCATGGAACTTCTCATAGATTCGTTTCAATTGAAGCAGCTAAATTATTAAAGAAAGATCCAAAAGATCTTAAGTTAATAACTTGTCATTTGGGAAATGGAGCTAGCATATGTGCAGTAAACCAAGGAAAAGCAGTAGATACAACTATGGGACTAACTCCTCTTGCAGGACTGGTAATGGGAACTAGATGCGGTGATATAGATCCAGCTATAATACCATTTGTAATGAAAAGAACAGGTATGTCTGTAGATGAAATGGATACTTTAATGAACAAAAAGTCAGGAATACTTGGAGTATCAGGAGTAAGCAGTGATTTTAGAGATGTAGAAGAAGCTGCAAATTCAGGAAATGATAGAGCAAAACTTGCATTAAATATGTATTATCACAAAGTTAAATCTTTCATAGGCGCTTATGTTGCAGTTTTAAATGGAGCAGATGCTATAATATTTACAGCAGGACTTGGAGAAAATTCAGCAACTAGCAGATCCGCTATATGTAAGGGATTAAGCTATTTTGGAATTAAAATAGATGAAGAAAAGAATAAGAAAAGGGGAGAGGCACTAGAAATAAGCACACCTGATTCAAAGATAAAAGTATTAGTAATTCCTACAAATGAAGAACTTATGATAGCTAGGGATACAAAAGAAATAGTTGAAAATAAATAA
- a CDS encoding DUF177 domain-containing protein, with amino-acid sequence MKLSVSDLLSEEVVTKNINVTVKEKGFYDGSEYIKLLEPLKFSGTLSKEGDILLLEGKINTLLELTCSRCLSKFSYAVNIDITERFTNNNKENKDDEAIFIDSNIIDITEIIENNIILILPIKRLCSENCKGLCQQCGTNLNNSKCQCKSDDIDPRLAKLKDMFFTD; translated from the coding sequence ATGAAATTAAGTGTATCAGATTTACTAAGTGAAGAAGTTGTTACAAAGAATATAAATGTTACAGTAAAAGAAAAGGGATTCTATGATGGAAGTGAATACATAAAATTATTAGAGCCTCTAAAGTTTAGCGGAACTTTAAGTAAAGAAGGAGATATTCTTCTGTTGGAAGGAAAAATTAATACTTTACTAGAGCTCACTTGTTCACGATGTCTAAGTAAATTCTCTTATGCTGTGAATATTGATATTACTGAAAGATTTACAAATAATAACAAGGAAAATAAGGATGATGAAGCCATCTTTATAGATAGTAATATCATTGATATTACGGAAATAATAGAAAATAACATTATATTAATTTTACCAATTAAGAGGCTTTGCAGCGAGAATTGTAAAGGGTTATGCCAACAGTGCGGCACTAACTTAAATAATTCTAAATGTCAGTGCAAAAGCGATGATATTGATCCGAGATTGGCAAAGCTAAAAGATATGTTTTTCACTGATTAA
- the rpmF gene encoding 50S ribosomal protein L32 codes for MGNPASRISKAKRDSRRAQTFKLGLPGLVECPQCHEMKLAHRVCKNCGYYKGKEIISTENK; via the coding sequence GTGGGAAATCCAGCCAGCAGAATATCAAAAGCAAAAAGAGACTCAAGAAGAGCACAGACTTTTAAATTAGGTTTACCAGGCTTAGTTGAGTGTCCTCAGTGCCATGAAATGAAACTTGCACATAGAGTTTGTAAGAATTGTGGATATTATAAAGGTAAGGAAATCATTTCAACTGAAAATAAATAA
- the plsX gene encoding phosphate acyltransferase PlsX, with amino-acid sequence MIIAVDGMGGDFAPCAVVEGVVEAVKKQDVNIIITGQKEQIENELAKYNYPKDKIDILNTKEVITTGESPVMALRKKKDSSLVKALNLVKEGKADAVISAGSTGAFMAGSTLIVGRIRGVDRVALAPIMPGKNGNFMVIDAGANVDCKPQYLQQFSLMGRIYFESILKVNNPSIGLINIGEEEEKGNELAKNAYKLLKSMDFNFVGNVEPRDVTNGDVNVLVCDGVVGNTVLKMYEGVALNLFSMLREEVMKSFSSKLAAFILKPAFKSLKGKLDYTEYGGSPFLGCKGICVKAHGSSNGKAFKNAVMQAISCYENNVVGKIKSEIEKIHNVESNNI; translated from the coding sequence ATGATAATTGCTGTGGATGGTATGGGAGGAGATTTTGCACCTTGTGCTGTAGTGGAAGGTGTGGTAGAAGCAGTTAAAAAGCAAGACGTAAATATAATAATAACCGGCCAAAAAGAGCAAATTGAAAATGAATTAGCTAAATATAATTATCCTAAGGACAAAATAGATATTTTAAACACTAAAGAGGTTATAACTACAGGTGAATCCCCGGTTATGGCTTTAAGAAAAAAAAAGGACTCTAGCTTAGTTAAAGCGCTTAATCTTGTAAAAGAAGGTAAAGCAGATGCTGTTATATCAGCAGGAAGTACAGGGGCATTTATGGCAGGTTCCACTTTAATCGTAGGGCGAATTAGGGGGGTAGATAGAGTAGCATTAGCTCCTATAATGCCAGGAAAAAATGGAAACTTTATGGTAATAGATGCAGGAGCAAATGTTGACTGTAAGCCTCAGTATTTGCAGCAATTTTCTCTTATGGGCAGGATATATTTTGAAAGCATACTAAAAGTAAATAACCCATCTATAGGTCTTATAAATATAGGTGAAGAAGAAGAAAAGGGAAATGAACTGGCTAAAAACGCATATAAACTTTTGAAAAGTATGGATTTTAACTTTGTAGGAAATGTAGAACCAAGAGATGTTACTAATGGAGATGTGAACGTATTAGTTTGTGATGGAGTAGTAGGAAACACAGTTTTAAAGATGTATGAAGGTGTAGCGTTAAATTTATTTTCCATGTTAAGAGAAGAGGTTATGAAATCTTTTAGCAGTAAGTTAGCAGCTTTTATTTTAAAACCTGCCTTTAAAAGTTTAAAAGGTAAATTAGATTATACAGAATATGGTGGTTCTCCTTTTTTAGGATGTAAGGGTATATGTGTAAAGGCTCATGGAAGTTCTAATGGAAAAGCTTTTAAAAATGCAGTAATGCAAGCCATAAGCTGTTATGAAAATAATGTTGTTGGTAAAATAAAATCTGAAATAGAAAAAATACATAATGTAGAAAGTAATAATATATAA
- the acpP gene encoding acyl carrier protein, whose translation MIFEKIQKIISEQLGIGSDEIKMESSFIDDLGADSLDIVELIMALETEFDIEIPDEEAEKVKTVGDVVEYIKAHTEE comes from the coding sequence ATGATTTTTGAAAAAATACAAAAAATAATATCTGAACAACTTGGAATTGGCTCTGATGAAATAAAAATGGAATCATCTTTTATTGACGATTTAGGTGCAGATTCCCTTGATATCGTTGAGTTAATAATGGCTCTTGAAACAGAGTTTGATATTGAAATACCAGACGAAGAAGCTGAAAAGGTAAAAACAGTGGGAGATGTAGTTGAGTACATAAAAGCTCATACTGAAGAATAA
- the rnc gene encoding ribonuclease III, which yields MEEIGFIELLEKKFNMSFSNKEIIEVALTHSSYANGRKNIKFNERLEFLGDSVLQLCISEYLFLKYKSKPEGELTKKRSLIVCENSLYHVAKKWNLGKYIKMSKGEEITGGRKRTSILADCVEAIIAAIYLNFGYEKTGKFIIENFQDIIENAIKNRIIMDYKTKLQETLQKDGDVSIEYNLVKYEGPPHRRKFYTEVCTEKNALGSGVGYSKKESEQNAAQDALMKLNVKVSML from the coding sequence ATGGAAGAGATAGGCTTTATTGAATTACTAGAAAAGAAATTCAATATGAGTTTTAGCAACAAGGAAATTATAGAAGTAGCTTTAACTCATAGTTCATATGCTAATGGTAGAAAAAATATAAAATTCAATGAAAGATTAGAATTTTTAGGAGATTCTGTATTGCAGCTTTGTATATCAGAATACTTATTTTTAAAATATAAAAGTAAACCTGAAGGAGAGCTTACAAAAAAAAGGTCTCTTATAGTTTGTGAAAATTCCCTTTATCATGTAGCTAAAAAGTGGAATCTTGGTAAATACATAAAAATGAGTAAGGGAGAAGAAATTACAGGGGGAAGAAAAAGAACTTCCATATTGGCAGATTGTGTTGAAGCCATTATTGCTGCAATTTATTTAAATTTTGGATATGAGAAGACAGGAAAATTTATAATTGAAAACTTTCAAGATATTATAGAAAATGCTATTAAAAATAGAATAATAATGGATTATAAAACTAAACTCCAAGAAACTTTACAAAAAGACGGGGATGTATCTATAGAATATAACCTCGTAAAATATGAAGGACCTCCTCATAGAAGAAAGTTTTATACTGAAGTGTGTACGGAAAAAAATGCTTTGGGCAGTGGTGTAGGATACAGCAAAAAGGAGTCAGAGCAGAATGCAGCTCAGGATGCTTTGATGAAATTAAATGTAAAAGTAAGTATGCTTTAG
- a CDS encoding radical SAM protein — protein MKHYIIPIFVPNEGCPHNCVFCDQTAITGNEEKVDACFTKNTINQYLKTIKRENSIVEVSFFGGTFTAIPMERQNELLSVAKEYKDRGDIDLIHMSTRPDYIDKSILDNLKSYSVDVIELGVQSLDEEVLIKSGRGHSAEDVVKASSLIKEYGFTLGHQIMLGLPSDTFKKDMETVKKSVLMNPDIYRLYPALVIKGTFMETMYKKGVYKPYTLDEAVDICRNLYYILRKNKINVIRMGLQPTEEINVGKDVIAGPFHPAFRELVEGSIYNNMIKDSISEYYEGNVIIKINNRDISKLYANKRKYFNEMKKKFGKCFVKVIQDPSISRENVVIIEEGVTKSVSIDEYIEDKCKER, from the coding sequence ATGAAACATTATATAATACCTATATTTGTACCTAATGAAGGATGCCCTCATAATTGTGTATTTTGTGACCAGACTGCAATTACAGGAAATGAGGAAAAAGTTGATGCCTGTTTTACTAAAAATACTATAAATCAGTATTTAAAGACTATAAAACGAGAAAATTCTATAGTGGAAGTATCTTTTTTTGGAGGTACTTTTACTGCAATTCCTATGGAAAGGCAAAATGAACTTTTAAGTGTGGCTAAAGAGTATAAAGATAGAGGAGATATAGATCTTATACATATGTCAACAAGACCAGACTATATAGACAAGAGTATACTGGATAACTTAAAAAGCTATTCTGTAGATGTTATAGAACTTGGTGTACAGTCATTAGATGAAGAAGTGCTTATAAAATCAGGAAGAGGACATTCTGCGGAGGATGTTGTTAAAGCATCTTCTCTTATAAAGGAGTATGGATTTACGTTAGGACACCAGATTATGCTGGGTCTACCTTCAGATACTTTCAAAAAAGATATGGAAACTGTAAAAAAATCCGTACTTATGAATCCGGATATATACAGATTATACCCTGCTCTTGTAATAAAGGGAACTTTCATGGAGACCATGTACAAAAAAGGTGTATATAAACCTTATACATTAGATGAAGCAGTGGATATATGCAGAAATTTATATTATATTTTGCGAAAAAATAAAATAAACGTAATAAGAATGGGACTCCAACCTACAGAAGAAATAAATGTAGGTAAAGATGTAATAGCAGGTCCTTTTCATCCTGCCTTTAGGGAACTGGTAGAAGGAAGTATTTACAATAATATGATAAAGGACAGCATATCAGAGTATTATGAGGGAAATGTAATTATAAAGATAAACAACAGGGATATTTCAAAGTTGTATGCAAATAAAAGAAAATATTTCAATGAGATGAAAAAGAAATTTGGTAAATGTTTTGTAAAAGTTATTCAAGATCCTTCAATTAGTAGGGAAAACGTAGTTATAATTGAAGAGGGAGTAACTAAATCCGTATCTATAGATGAATATATAGAAGATAAGTGTAAGGAAAGGTAG